One window from the genome of Gadus macrocephalus chromosome 7, ASM3116895v1 encodes:
- the LOC132461615 gene encoding prolyl 4-hydroxylase subunit alpha-2-like isoform X3, with amino-acid sequence MRKLLSLVVWTLLCCSLSIQEDIFTSIGQMTDLIHTEKELVQSLKDYIQAEESKLAAVKSWANKLDSLTRVSSSDPEGFLAHPVNAYKLMKRLHTEWSQLESLVLQDPSEGFISNISTHRPFFPDQEDEKGAAKALMRLQDTYQLDSESFSRGKLPGLHSNVLLTGDDCFDMGKTAYNDGDYYHSVLWMQQALRQLDMGEDSVASKATVLDYLSYSVYQMGDLPRAIELTLRLVALDSGHQRAGANLRYFERLLSKQLTEVKQSELTSFEEPIQIGTYARPKDHLPEREVYEALCRGEGVQMTEKRRSGLFCRYHDGNRNPRLLLRPMMEEDEWDSPRIVRYLNALSHDEIETIKQLAKPNLARATVRDPKTGVLTTANYRVSKSAWLEGEDDPVVARVNQRIEDITGLTVKTAELLQVANYGVGGQYEPHFDFSRKDEPDAFKRLGTGNRVATFLNYMSDVEAGGATVFPDFGAAIRPKKGTAVFWYNLFSSGEGDYRTRHAACPVLVGNKWGESAFW; translated from the exons ATGAGGAAGCTGCTGTCTCTTGTGGTTTGGACCCTGCTCTGCTGCTCTCTGAGTATACAGGAAGACATCTTTACCTCCATAG GTCAGATGACAGACCTGATCCACACAGAGAAGGAGCTAGTGCAGTCCCTAAAGGACTACATCCAGGCAGAGGAGTCCAAGCTGGCTGCAGtgaaaag CTGGGCCAACAAACTGGACTCCCTGACGCGGGTCTCCAGTTCAGATCCCGAGGGCTTCCTGGCCCATCCGGTCAACGCCTACAAGCTGATGAAGAGACTCCACACAGAGTGGTCCCAACTGGAGAGCCTGGTGCTGCAAGACCCCTCTGAAG GGTTCATTTCCAacatatccacacacaggcCGTTCTTCCCAGACCAGGAGGACGAGAAGGGGGCTGCCAAGGCTCTCATGCGGCTCCAGGATACGTACCAGCTGGACTCTGAGAGCTTCTCCCGGGGCAAGCTTCCAG GGCTCCACTCCAACGTGCTCCTGACGGGGGACGACTGCTTCGACATGGGCAAGACGGCCTACAACGACGGCGACTACTACCACTCGGTGCTGTGGATGCAGCAGGCCCTGCGGCAGCTGGACATGGGCGAGGACTCCGTGGCCTCCAAGGCCACCGTCCTGGACTACCTCAGCTACTCGGTCTACCAGATGGGTGACCTGCCGCGCGCCATCGAGCTGACGCTGCGCCTTGTGGCCCTAG ACTctggccaccagagggcaggGGCGAACCTGCGGTACTTTGAGCGGCTCCTTTCCAAGCAACTGACGGAGGTGAAGCAGTCCGAGCTGACTTCGTTCGAGGAGCCCATCCAGATCGGGACCTATGCCAGGCCTAAAGACCACCTGCCGGAGAGGGAGGTCTACGAGGCCCTCTGCAGAGGAGAAGGGGTCCAAATG ACAGAGAAGAGGCGGAGCGGCCTGTTCTGCCGTTACCATGACGGCAACAGGAACCCGCGGCTGCTGCTGAGGCCGatgatggaggaggacgagTGGGACAGCCCCCGCATCGTGCGCTACCTCAACGCCCTGTCCCACGATGAGATCGAGACCATCAAGCAGCTCGCCAAGCCCAAC CTTGCTAGAGCCACAGTCAGAGACCCCAAAACAGGTGTTCTCACAACAGCAAACTACAGAGTATCAAAAAG tgCCTGGCTGGAAGGGGAGGATGATCCTGTGGTAGCTAGAGTCAACCAGAGGATAGAGGACATCACAGGCCTCACTGTCAAGACCGCAGAGTTACTCCAG GTGGCGAACTATGGAGTTGGAGGGCAGTACGAACCACACTTTGACTTCTCCCGG AAAGATGAGCCTGATGCTTTCAAAAGATTAGGCACTGGAAATCGTGTGGCAACTTTTTTGAACTAT ATGAGCGATGTCGAAGCGGGTGGAGCTACTGTCTTTCCCGACTTTGGAGCAGCGATCAGGCCCAAGAAG gggACGGCGGTGTTTTGGTACAACCTGTTCAGTAGTGGGGAGGGCGACTATAGGACCAGACACGCTGCCTGTCCGGTACTGGTAGGAAACAAGTGGGGTGAGTCAGCCTTCTGGTGA
- the LOC132461615 gene encoding prolyl 4-hydroxylase subunit alpha-2-like isoform X2, whose product MRKLLSLVVWTLLCCSLSIQEDIFTSIGQMTDLIHTEKELVQSLKDYIQAEESKLAAVKSWANKLDSLTRVSSSDPEGFLAHPVNAYKLMKRLHTEWSQLESLVLQDPSEGFISNISTHRPFFPDQEDEKGAAKALMRLQDTYQLDSESFSRGKLPGLHSNVLLTGDDCFDMGKTAYNDGDYYHSVLWMQQALRQLDMGEDSVASKATVLDYLSYSVYQMGDLPRAIELTLRLVALDSGHQRAGANLRYFERLLSKQLTEVKQSELTSFEEPIQIGTYARPKDHLPEREVYEALCRGEGVQMTEKRRSGLFCRYHDGNRNPRLLLRPMMEEDEWDSPRIVRYLNALSHDEIETIKQLAKPNLARATVRDPKTGVLTTANYRVSKSAWLEGEDDPVVARVNQRIEDITGLTVKTAELLQVANYGVGGQYEPHFDFSRRTFDSNLLVDGNRLATYLNYMSDVEAGGATVFPDFGAAIRPKKGTAVFWYNLFSSGEGDYRTRHAACPVLVGNKWVSNKWIHERGQEFRRRCGLTPGN is encoded by the exons ATGAGGAAGCTGCTGTCTCTTGTGGTTTGGACCCTGCTCTGCTGCTCTCTGAGTATACAGGAAGACATCTTTACCTCCATAG GTCAGATGACAGACCTGATCCACACAGAGAAGGAGCTAGTGCAGTCCCTAAAGGACTACATCCAGGCAGAGGAGTCCAAGCTGGCTGCAGtgaaaag CTGGGCCAACAAACTGGACTCCCTGACGCGGGTCTCCAGTTCAGATCCCGAGGGCTTCCTGGCCCATCCGGTCAACGCCTACAAGCTGATGAAGAGACTCCACACAGAGTGGTCCCAACTGGAGAGCCTGGTGCTGCAAGACCCCTCTGAAG GGTTCATTTCCAacatatccacacacaggcCGTTCTTCCCAGACCAGGAGGACGAGAAGGGGGCTGCCAAGGCTCTCATGCGGCTCCAGGATACGTACCAGCTGGACTCTGAGAGCTTCTCCCGGGGCAAGCTTCCAG GGCTCCACTCCAACGTGCTCCTGACGGGGGACGACTGCTTCGACATGGGCAAGACGGCCTACAACGACGGCGACTACTACCACTCGGTGCTGTGGATGCAGCAGGCCCTGCGGCAGCTGGACATGGGCGAGGACTCCGTGGCCTCCAAGGCCACCGTCCTGGACTACCTCAGCTACTCGGTCTACCAGATGGGTGACCTGCCGCGCGCCATCGAGCTGACGCTGCGCCTTGTGGCCCTAG ACTctggccaccagagggcaggGGCGAACCTGCGGTACTTTGAGCGGCTCCTTTCCAAGCAACTGACGGAGGTGAAGCAGTCCGAGCTGACTTCGTTCGAGGAGCCCATCCAGATCGGGACCTATGCCAGGCCTAAAGACCACCTGCCGGAGAGGGAGGTCTACGAGGCCCTCTGCAGAGGAGAAGGGGTCCAAATG ACAGAGAAGAGGCGGAGCGGCCTGTTCTGCCGTTACCATGACGGCAACAGGAACCCGCGGCTGCTGCTGAGGCCGatgatggaggaggacgagTGGGACAGCCCCCGCATCGTGCGCTACCTCAACGCCCTGTCCCACGATGAGATCGAGACCATCAAGCAGCTCGCCAAGCCCAAC CTTGCTAGAGCCACAGTCAGAGACCCCAAAACAGGTGTTCTCACAACAGCAAACTACAGAGTATCAAAAAG tgCCTGGCTGGAAGGGGAGGATGATCCTGTGGTAGCTAGAGTCAACCAGAGGATAGAGGACATCACAGGCCTCACTGTCAAGACCGCAGAGTTACTCCAG GTGGCGAACTATGGAGTTGGAGGGCAGTACGAACCACACTTTGACTTCTCCCGG CGTACTTTTGACAGCAACCTCTTGGTCGATGGAAATAGACTTGCCACTTACCTCAACTAT ATGAGCGATGTCGAAGCGGGTGGAGCTACTGTCTTTCCCGACTTTGGAGCAGCGATCAGGCCCAAGAAG gggACGGCGGTGTTTTGGTACAACCTGTTCAGTAGTGGGGAGGGCGACTATAGGACCAGACACGCTGCCTGTCCGGTACTGGTAGGAAACAAGTGGG TGTCAAACAAATGGATTCACGAGAGAGGACAAGAGTTCAGAAGACGCTGTGGCCTGACACCAGGAAACTGA
- the LOC132461615 gene encoding prolyl 4-hydroxylase subunit alpha-2-like isoform X1 — translation MRKLLSLVVWTLLCCSLSIQEDIFTSIGQMTDLIHTEKELVQSLKDYIQAEESKLAAVKSWANKLDSLTRVSSSDPEGFLAHPVNAYKLMKRLHTEWSQLESLVLQDPSEGFISNISTHRPFFPDQEDEKGAAKALMRLQDTYQLDSESFSRGKLPGLHSNVLLTGDDCFDMGKTAYNDGDYYHSVLWMQQALRQLDMGEDSVASKATVLDYLSYSVYQMGDLPRAIELTLRLVALDSGHQRAGANLRYFERLLSKQLTEVKQSELTSFEEPIQIGTYARPKDHLPEREVYEALCRGEGVQMTEKRRSGLFCRYHDGNRNPRLLLRPMMEEDEWDSPRIVRYLNALSHDEIETIKQLAKPNLARATVRDPKTGVLTTANYRVSKSAWLEGEDDPVVARVNQRIEDITGLTVKTAELLQVANYGVGGQYEPHFDFSRKDEPDAFKRLGTGNRVATFLNYMSDVEAGGATVFPDFGAAIRPKKGTAVFWYNLFSSGEGDYRTRHAACPVLVGNKWVSNKWIHERGQEFRRRCGLTPGN, via the exons ATGAGGAAGCTGCTGTCTCTTGTGGTTTGGACCCTGCTCTGCTGCTCTCTGAGTATACAGGAAGACATCTTTACCTCCATAG GTCAGATGACAGACCTGATCCACACAGAGAAGGAGCTAGTGCAGTCCCTAAAGGACTACATCCAGGCAGAGGAGTCCAAGCTGGCTGCAGtgaaaag CTGGGCCAACAAACTGGACTCCCTGACGCGGGTCTCCAGTTCAGATCCCGAGGGCTTCCTGGCCCATCCGGTCAACGCCTACAAGCTGATGAAGAGACTCCACACAGAGTGGTCCCAACTGGAGAGCCTGGTGCTGCAAGACCCCTCTGAAG GGTTCATTTCCAacatatccacacacaggcCGTTCTTCCCAGACCAGGAGGACGAGAAGGGGGCTGCCAAGGCTCTCATGCGGCTCCAGGATACGTACCAGCTGGACTCTGAGAGCTTCTCCCGGGGCAAGCTTCCAG GGCTCCACTCCAACGTGCTCCTGACGGGGGACGACTGCTTCGACATGGGCAAGACGGCCTACAACGACGGCGACTACTACCACTCGGTGCTGTGGATGCAGCAGGCCCTGCGGCAGCTGGACATGGGCGAGGACTCCGTGGCCTCCAAGGCCACCGTCCTGGACTACCTCAGCTACTCGGTCTACCAGATGGGTGACCTGCCGCGCGCCATCGAGCTGACGCTGCGCCTTGTGGCCCTAG ACTctggccaccagagggcaggGGCGAACCTGCGGTACTTTGAGCGGCTCCTTTCCAAGCAACTGACGGAGGTGAAGCAGTCCGAGCTGACTTCGTTCGAGGAGCCCATCCAGATCGGGACCTATGCCAGGCCTAAAGACCACCTGCCGGAGAGGGAGGTCTACGAGGCCCTCTGCAGAGGAGAAGGGGTCCAAATG ACAGAGAAGAGGCGGAGCGGCCTGTTCTGCCGTTACCATGACGGCAACAGGAACCCGCGGCTGCTGCTGAGGCCGatgatggaggaggacgagTGGGACAGCCCCCGCATCGTGCGCTACCTCAACGCCCTGTCCCACGATGAGATCGAGACCATCAAGCAGCTCGCCAAGCCCAAC CTTGCTAGAGCCACAGTCAGAGACCCCAAAACAGGTGTTCTCACAACAGCAAACTACAGAGTATCAAAAAG tgCCTGGCTGGAAGGGGAGGATGATCCTGTGGTAGCTAGAGTCAACCAGAGGATAGAGGACATCACAGGCCTCACTGTCAAGACCGCAGAGTTACTCCAG GTGGCGAACTATGGAGTTGGAGGGCAGTACGAACCACACTTTGACTTCTCCCGG AAAGATGAGCCTGATGCTTTCAAAAGATTAGGCACTGGAAATCGTGTGGCAACTTTTTTGAACTAT ATGAGCGATGTCGAAGCGGGTGGAGCTACTGTCTTTCCCGACTTTGGAGCAGCGATCAGGCCCAAGAAG gggACGGCGGTGTTTTGGTACAACCTGTTCAGTAGTGGGGAGGGCGACTATAGGACCAGACACGCTGCCTGTCCGGTACTGGTAGGAAACAAGTGGG TGTCAAACAAATGGATTCACGAGAGAGGACAAGAGTTCAGAAGACGCTGTGGCCTGACACCAGGAAACTGA
- the LOC132461615 gene encoding prolyl 4-hydroxylase subunit alpha-2-like isoform X4: protein MRKLLSLVVWTLLCCSLSIQEDIFTSIGQMTDLIHTEKELVQSLKDYIQAEESKLAAVKSWANKLDSLTRVSSSDPEGFLAHPVNAYKLMKRLHTEWSQLESLVLQDPSEGFISNISTHRPFFPDQEDEKGAAKALMRLQDTYQLDSESFSRGKLPGLHSNVLLTGDDCFDMGKTAYNDGDYYHSVLWMQQALRQLDMGEDSVASKATVLDYLSYSVYQMGDLPRAIELTLRLVALDSGHQRAGANLRYFERLLSKQLTEVKQSELTSFEEPIQIGTYARPKDHLPEREVYEALCRGEGVQMTEKRRSGLFCRYHDGNRNPRLLLRPMMEEDEWDSPRIVRYLNALSHDEIETIKQLAKPNLARATVRDPKTGVLTTANYRVSKSAWLEGEDDPVVARVNQRIEDITGLTVKTAELLQVANYGVGGQYEPHFDFSRKDEPDAFKRLGTGNRVATFLNYMSDVEAGGATVFPDFGAAIRPKKGTAVFWYNLFSSGEGDYRTRHAACPVLVGNKWGASCCH from the exons ATGAGGAAGCTGCTGTCTCTTGTGGTTTGGACCCTGCTCTGCTGCTCTCTGAGTATACAGGAAGACATCTTTACCTCCATAG GTCAGATGACAGACCTGATCCACACAGAGAAGGAGCTAGTGCAGTCCCTAAAGGACTACATCCAGGCAGAGGAGTCCAAGCTGGCTGCAGtgaaaag CTGGGCCAACAAACTGGACTCCCTGACGCGGGTCTCCAGTTCAGATCCCGAGGGCTTCCTGGCCCATCCGGTCAACGCCTACAAGCTGATGAAGAGACTCCACACAGAGTGGTCCCAACTGGAGAGCCTGGTGCTGCAAGACCCCTCTGAAG GGTTCATTTCCAacatatccacacacaggcCGTTCTTCCCAGACCAGGAGGACGAGAAGGGGGCTGCCAAGGCTCTCATGCGGCTCCAGGATACGTACCAGCTGGACTCTGAGAGCTTCTCCCGGGGCAAGCTTCCAG GGCTCCACTCCAACGTGCTCCTGACGGGGGACGACTGCTTCGACATGGGCAAGACGGCCTACAACGACGGCGACTACTACCACTCGGTGCTGTGGATGCAGCAGGCCCTGCGGCAGCTGGACATGGGCGAGGACTCCGTGGCCTCCAAGGCCACCGTCCTGGACTACCTCAGCTACTCGGTCTACCAGATGGGTGACCTGCCGCGCGCCATCGAGCTGACGCTGCGCCTTGTGGCCCTAG ACTctggccaccagagggcaggGGCGAACCTGCGGTACTTTGAGCGGCTCCTTTCCAAGCAACTGACGGAGGTGAAGCAGTCCGAGCTGACTTCGTTCGAGGAGCCCATCCAGATCGGGACCTATGCCAGGCCTAAAGACCACCTGCCGGAGAGGGAGGTCTACGAGGCCCTCTGCAGAGGAGAAGGGGTCCAAATG ACAGAGAAGAGGCGGAGCGGCCTGTTCTGCCGTTACCATGACGGCAACAGGAACCCGCGGCTGCTGCTGAGGCCGatgatggaggaggacgagTGGGACAGCCCCCGCATCGTGCGCTACCTCAACGCCCTGTCCCACGATGAGATCGAGACCATCAAGCAGCTCGCCAAGCCCAAC CTTGCTAGAGCCACAGTCAGAGACCCCAAAACAGGTGTTCTCACAACAGCAAACTACAGAGTATCAAAAAG tgCCTGGCTGGAAGGGGAGGATGATCCTGTGGTAGCTAGAGTCAACCAGAGGATAGAGGACATCACAGGCCTCACTGTCAAGACCGCAGAGTTACTCCAG GTGGCGAACTATGGAGTTGGAGGGCAGTACGAACCACACTTTGACTTCTCCCGG AAAGATGAGCCTGATGCTTTCAAAAGATTAGGCACTGGAAATCGTGTGGCAACTTTTTTGAACTAT ATGAGCGATGTCGAAGCGGGTGGAGCTACTGTCTTTCCCGACTTTGGAGCAGCGATCAGGCCCAAGAAG gggACGGCGGTGTTTTGGTACAACCTGTTCAGTAGTGGGGAGGGCGACTATAGGACCAGACACGCTGCCTGTCCGGTACTGGTAGGAAACAAGTGGG GGGCGTCTTGTTGTCACTAA